A window of Rhizobium acidisoli contains these coding sequences:
- a CDS encoding outer membrane lipoprotein carrier protein LolA, translating to MSNSDTFLSGLTVTRRDLLGAFAVAAMASAIPFGAHAQAAAPASGTAQAIADHFSGVTTMQGEFVQFGPRGEQTGGKFFIQRPGKLRFNYDDPSPMRVIADGKNVAIGNTKLKTWDLYPLSKTPLSLLLAQHIDLSAGMVKRVKEESDLTTIALGNNTVFGNSTITMMFDPKTYDLRQWTITDNQGKDTSVMIFNVKTGMQFDDRVFRVPYESIPGTAASRD from the coding sequence ATGAGTAACTCCGACACCTTCCTCTCCGGCCTGACGGTAACGCGCCGCGATCTTCTCGGCGCCTTTGCGGTCGCTGCGATGGCAAGCGCCATTCCATTCGGCGCGCATGCGCAGGCGGCGGCTCCCGCCTCCGGCACGGCGCAGGCGATCGCCGACCATTTCTCCGGCGTCACGACGATGCAGGGCGAATTCGTGCAGTTCGGCCCGCGCGGTGAGCAGACCGGCGGCAAGTTCTTCATTCAGCGCCCCGGCAAACTGCGCTTCAACTATGACGACCCGTCGCCGATGCGGGTGATCGCCGACGGCAAAAACGTCGCCATCGGCAATACCAAGCTGAAGACCTGGGATCTCTATCCGCTCTCCAAGACGCCGCTCAGCCTGCTGCTTGCGCAGCATATCGACCTGTCGGCCGGCATGGTGAAGCGCGTGAAGGAAGAGTCCGATCTGACGACGATCGCGCTCGGCAACAATACGGTGTTCGGCAATTCGACGATCACCATGATGTTCGACCCGAAGACCTACGACCTGCGTCAGTGGACGATCACCGACAACCAGGGCAAGGACACGTCGGTGATGATCTTCAACGTCAAAACAGGCATGCAGTTCGACGATCGCGTGTTCCGCGTGCCTTACGAGAGCATTCCGGGCACGGCAGCCTCACGCGACTGA
- a CDS encoding exodeoxyribonuclease III: MGFSITTWNINSVRLRMPIVEQLVLKHRPDILCLQETKVTNELFPAAPLRAMGYGHIIIHGQKGYHGVAIASRIPLTEDHRQDYCGVGDARHISAIFEHGNRRIRLHNFYVPAGGDEPDRTINPKFGHKLDFIEEMKLLKANGEANTSAILVGDLNIAPLEHDVWSHKQLLKIVSHTPVETDGLLEVMKRGNWLDLMRQHVPESEKLYTWWSYRAKDWEAADRGRRLDHIWSSSDLGPHLKRIEILKEARGWDRPSDHVPVTAHFDF; the protein is encoded by the coding sequence ATGGGCTTTTCGATCACCACCTGGAACATCAATTCGGTGCGGCTGCGCATGCCGATCGTCGAGCAGCTCGTTCTCAAGCATCGGCCGGATATTCTCTGCCTGCAGGAAACCAAGGTGACGAACGAGCTCTTTCCGGCGGCGCCGCTGCGGGCGATGGGCTACGGCCACATCATCATCCACGGCCAGAAAGGCTATCACGGCGTGGCGATCGCCTCGCGCATTCCGCTGACGGAGGATCACCGGCAGGATTATTGCGGGGTCGGCGACGCCCGCCACATCTCGGCGATCTTCGAGCACGGCAACCGCCGGATACGGCTGCACAATTTCTACGTCCCGGCCGGCGGCGACGAGCCGGATCGCACGATCAATCCGAAATTCGGCCACAAGCTCGATTTCATCGAGGAGATGAAGCTCTTGAAAGCCAATGGCGAAGCCAACACCTCGGCCATTCTGGTCGGCGACCTCAACATCGCGCCGCTGGAGCACGATGTCTGGTCGCACAAGCAGCTGCTGAAGATTGTCAGCCATACGCCCGTCGAAACCGACGGGCTGCTCGAGGTGATGAAGCGCGGCAACTGGCTCGACCTGATGCGCCAGCATGTGCCGGAAAGCGAGAAGCTCTATACATGGTGGAGCTACCGCGCCAAGGACTGGGAGGCGGCCGACCGCGGCCGCCGTCTCGACCATATATGGTCGTCATCGGATCTCGGGCCGCATCTCAAGCGCATCGAGATCCTGAAAGAGGCGCGCGGCTGGGACCGGCCCTCGGACCATGTGCCGGTCACGGCGCATTTCGATTTCTAG
- a CDS encoding basic amino acid ABC transporter substrate-binding protein — MLFRRTVLAGFAALALAPLTASAAELPDLGGKSVVVVTENAYPPLQFVDPKSGKPIGWEYDAMNEIAKRLNFKVEYQNTSWDAMIQAVSDGQYNIGMTGITIKEDRKQKVDFSDPYMRSQQFMLVRGDEKRFTDGKSFGAFKDGLVGAQPGTTPFYTAVYEVLDGNEQNPRIKLFETFGATVQALKAGDVDVVLTDGTAGKGYVDASNGALKLIGEPLGTEDFGFIFPKGSDLVAPVNAAISALKADGTLDALNKKWFLDYKMGE; from the coding sequence ATGCTGTTTCGTCGTACCGTCCTTGCGGGCTTTGCCGCCCTTGCGCTTGCACCCTTGACCGCATCGGCGGCCGAGTTGCCCGATCTCGGCGGCAAGAGCGTCGTCGTCGTCACCGAGAATGCCTATCCACCGCTGCAGTTCGTCGATCCGAAATCCGGCAAGCCGATCGGCTGGGAATATGATGCGATGAACGAGATCGCCAAACGGCTGAATTTCAAGGTCGAATATCAGAATACCAGCTGGGACGCGATGATCCAGGCGGTCTCCGACGGCCAGTACAATATCGGCATGACCGGCATCACCATCAAGGAAGACCGCAAGCAGAAGGTGGATTTCTCCGACCCCTATATGCGCTCGCAGCAGTTCATGCTGGTGCGCGGCGACGAGAAACGTTTCACCGATGGAAAGTCCTTCGGCGCATTCAAGGATGGCCTGGTCGGCGCCCAGCCCGGCACCACGCCCTTCTATACCGCTGTCTATGAAGTGCTTGACGGCAACGAGCAGAACCCGCGCATCAAGCTCTTCGAAACCTTCGGCGCCACCGTCCAGGCGCTGAAGGCCGGCGACGTCGACGTGGTGCTGACCGACGGTACCGCCGGCAAAGGTTATGTCGACGCCTCGAACGGCGCCCTGAAGCTGATCGGCGAGCCGCTCGGCACCGAGGATTTCGGCTTCATCTTCCCGAAGGGTTCCGATCTCGTCGCTCCCGTCAACGCCGCCATTTCAGCTCTCAAGGCCGACGGCACGCTGGATGCGCTGAACAAGAAGTGGTTCCTCGACTACAAGATGGGCGAATGA
- a CDS encoding aldo/keto reductase, translating to MAAQPIITFHDGHSIPQVGLGVWQTPQEIAAPTVRTAIAAGYRHIDTASGYDNEEGVGEGIRSSGLDRKDIFVTTKLKNTDQGYDNTLRAFDGSLKKLGSDYVDLYLVHWPSPHRGLYTETWKAFVRIREEGRARSIGVSNFCPEHLERIIGETGVVPVINQIELHPDFQQKAAQEAHKKLNIATESWSPLGQGKFISNPVIGEVARKHRKTPAQVIIRWHIDTGLVVIPKSVTPSRIEENFQVFDFKLDADDMAAIARLDSAGARMGPDPMTATF from the coding sequence GTGGCCGCTCAACCCATCATCACTTTCCATGACGGACATTCCATTCCTCAGGTCGGGCTCGGCGTCTGGCAGACGCCGCAGGAGATTGCCGCTCCGACGGTGCGTACCGCGATCGCCGCCGGCTACCGCCATATCGATACGGCGTCCGGCTACGACAATGAAGAGGGTGTCGGCGAAGGCATTCGCTCGTCCGGCCTCGACCGCAAGGACATCTTCGTCACCACCAAGCTCAAAAACACCGATCAGGGCTATGACAATACGCTACGCGCCTTCGACGGCAGCCTGAAGAAGCTCGGTTCCGACTATGTCGACCTCTATCTCGTTCACTGGCCGTCGCCGCATCGCGGCCTCTATACCGAGACCTGGAAGGCTTTCGTGCGCATCCGCGAAGAGGGCCGCGCCCGCTCGATCGGCGTGTCGAATTTCTGCCCCGAACATCTGGAGCGCATCATCGGCGAGACCGGTGTCGTTCCCGTCATCAACCAGATCGAGCTGCATCCCGACTTCCAGCAGAAGGCGGCGCAGGAGGCTCACAAGAAATTGAACATCGCCACCGAATCCTGGAGCCCGCTCGGCCAGGGCAAGTTCATCTCGAACCCTGTTATCGGGGAGGTCGCTCGGAAACATCGCAAGACGCCGGCCCAGGTCATCATCCGCTGGCATATCGACACGGGCCTCGTCGTCATTCCGAAGTCGGTGACGCCGTCGCGCATCGAGGAAAATTTCCAGGTGTTCGATTTCAAGCTCGATGCCGACGATATGGCGGCGATCGCCAGGCTCGACAGCGCCGGCGCCCGCATGGGACCGGATCCGATGACGGCAACCTTCTGA
- the leuC gene encoding 3-isopropylmalate dehydratase large subunit, whose product MSAPRTLYDKIWDDHLVDEQPDGTCLLYIDRHLVHEVTSPQAFEGLRMTGRKVRAPEKTLAVVDHNVPTSPDRHLGIKNEESRIQVEALATNAAEFGVEYYSASDKRQGIVHIVGPEQGFTLPGMTIVCGDSHTSTHGAFGALAHGIGTSEVEHVLATQTLIQKKAKNMLVRVDGLLPPHVTAKDIILAIIGEIGTAGGTGHVIEFAGEAIRSLSMEGRMTICNMTIEGGARAGLIAPDEKTFEYIKGKPRAPKGEALEQAIAYWKTLQTDEGAHYDRVVVLDAASLPPIVSWGSSPEDVISVQGIVPNPDDIQDETKRTSKWRALDYMGLKPGTKMTDITLDRVFIGSCTNGRIEDLREVAKVVEGKTVASTVDAMIVPGSGLVKEQAEAEGLDKIFKAAGFDWREPGCSMCLAMNDDRLKPGERCASTSNRNFEGRQGFKGRTHLVSPAMAAAAAIAGHFVDIREWN is encoded by the coding sequence ATGAGCGCACCGCGTACCCTCTACGACAAGATCTGGGATGATCACCTGGTCGACGAACAGCCGGACGGCACCTGTCTTCTCTACATCGACCGCCACCTGGTCCACGAAGTCACCTCGCCGCAGGCGTTCGAAGGCCTGCGGATGACCGGCCGCAAGGTTCGCGCCCCGGAAAAGACGCTTGCCGTTGTCGACCATAACGTTCCGACCTCGCCCGACCGCCATCTCGGCATCAAGAACGAGGAAAGCCGCATCCAGGTGGAAGCGCTGGCGACCAACGCCGCCGAATTCGGCGTCGAATATTATTCGGCAAGCGACAAGCGCCAGGGCATCGTTCACATCGTCGGCCCGGAACAGGGTTTCACCCTGCCCGGCATGACCATCGTCTGCGGTGACAGCCACACCTCGACGCACGGCGCCTTCGGCGCGCTGGCGCACGGCATCGGCACCTCCGAGGTCGAGCATGTGCTGGCGACCCAGACGCTGATCCAGAAGAAGGCGAAGAACATGCTGGTGCGTGTCGACGGCCTGCTGCCGCCGCACGTCACCGCTAAGGACATCATCCTCGCCATCATCGGCGAAATCGGCACCGCCGGCGGCACCGGCCACGTCATCGAATTTGCCGGCGAAGCGATCCGCTCGCTGTCGATGGAAGGCCGCATGACCATCTGCAACATGACGATCGAAGGCGGCGCCCGCGCCGGCCTGATCGCCCCTGACGAAAAGACCTTCGAATACATCAAGGGCAAGCCGCGCGCGCCGAAGGGCGAAGCGCTGGAACAGGCGATCGCCTACTGGAAGACGCTGCAGACCGACGAGGGCGCGCATTACGACCGCGTCGTCGTGCTCGATGCCGCCAGCCTGCCGCCGATCGTCTCCTGGGGCTCCTCGCCCGAGGACGTCATCTCCGTTCAGGGCATCGTGCCGAATCCCGACGACATCCAGGACGAGACCAAGCGCACCTCCAAATGGCGCGCGCTCGACTATATGGGTCTGAAGCCCGGCACCAAGATGACCGACATCACGCTTGACCGCGTCTTCATCGGCTCCTGCACCAACGGCCGCATCGAGGACCTGCGCGAAGTCGCCAAGGTGGTCGAAGGCAAGACGGTTGCTTCAACCGTCGATGCGATGATCGTTCCGGGCTCCGGCCTCGTCAAGGAACAGGCGGAAGCCGAAGGCCTCGACAAGATCTTCAAGGCCGCCGGTTTCGACTGGCGCGAGCCGGGCTGCTCCATGTGCCTTGCGATGAACGACGACCGCCTGAAGCCGGGCGAGCGCTGCGCTTCGACCTCGAACCGCAACTTCGAAGGCCGTCAGGGCTTCAAGGGCCGCACGCACCTGGTCTCGCCGGCAATGGCGGCGGCCGCAGCGATCGCCGGTCACTTCGTCGACATCCGCGAGTGGAACTGA
- a CDS encoding L,D-transpeptidase family protein, which produces MKPSTIVVRPAPGRKSRAIVQLGAITVPAAIGRSGRTAIKREGDGATPIASMRLISGFRRGERNGRLATPLPIRRIRGDMLWCDQPGDASYNRLVRAPFGASHEEMRRSDRLYDICLVMDWNISSRARNRGSAIFFHLIRPGYEPTAGCVAVSLADMRRLLPHLRKGTIVRVL; this is translated from the coding sequence ATGAAGCCGTCGACGATCGTGGTGCGGCCGGCGCCGGGGCGCAAAAGCCGGGCGATCGTCCAGCTCGGGGCGATCACCGTCCCCGCCGCGATCGGCCGCTCCGGCCGCACCGCGATCAAACGCGAGGGCGACGGCGCCACACCGATCGCCTCGATGCGGCTGATATCAGGCTTCCGGCGCGGTGAGCGGAACGGCCGGCTCGCCACTCCGCTTCCCATCCGCCGCATCCGCGGCGACATGCTCTGGTGCGATCAGCCCGGCGACGCCAGTTATAACCGCCTTGTCCGGGCGCCGTTCGGCGCAAGCCATGAGGAGATGCGGCGTAGCGACAGGCTCTACGATATCTGCCTGGTGATGGATTGGAACATCTCCTCGCGAGCGCGCAATCGCGGCTCGGCGATCTTCTTCCATCTCATCCGGCCGGGCTACGAGCCGACGGCCGGCTGCGTGGCGGTAAGCCTCGCCGACATGCGCCGGCTTCTGCCGCACCTTCGGAAGGGCACGATTGTCCGGGTCCTCTGA
- a CDS encoding FtsK/SpoIIIE family DNA translocase: protein MARSTSPAMDGRPDRFSFSAFMLRQIQALIGFAIFLLLALCVAALATWNVADPSYSYATANLPTNILGYSGAAFADIVMQFLGLASVVSMLPIVAWALTLISGRRFSRIPARAGAWLAGTVLSCAVIGCFPPPLTWPIPNGIGGVVGDMILRFPALFVGAYPTGTFAMVVGCIFAAPTAWMMLFASGLVGRSEAEEEIEEDYVGTTSKARVVGDEDEEDESRWVALSGAVTHAWYMSQGRLRRLFGMGPRKRRQGDFESPYDFNDDEFGTLNEPVRAKAPVARGERMEPSMEPSMGARSASPRRIVAAPSLSIDDEDDDDDLPFDPDMPPRPADILPDDDDDDWMIRAPAKAAGKPEPRVVPAVTRPKPGARVEREAQGSFIRPEGFQLPSMHLLAEPKNVVRDSTLSADALEQNARMLEGVLEDFGVKGEIIHVRPGPVVTLYELEPAPGIKSSRVIGLADDIARSMSAIAARVAVVPGRNAIGIELPNQTRETVYLRELIASRDFDGSKAKLAMALGKTIGGEAVIADLAKMPHLLVAGTTGSGKSVAINTMILSLLYRMTPEQCRLIMIDPKMLELSVYDGIPHLLSPVVTDPKKAVVALKWTVREMEERYKKMSKIGVRNIDGFNTRVEQALSKGEAISRTVQTGFDRHTGEAMYETEEFDLRPMPYIVVIIDEMADLMMVAGKDIEGAVQRLAQMARAAGIHVIMATQRPSVDVITGTIKANFPTRISFQVTSKIDSRTILGEQGAEQLLGMGDMLYMAGGGRIQRVHGPFVSDVEVEEIVSYLKTQGSPQYLDAITADDDEDGDYGGGGGGPAGTSNLSDSEDPYDQAVAIVLRDGKASTSYVQRRLGIGYNRAASLIERMEKEGIIGPANHAGKREILVPTEGDILDR, encoded by the coding sequence ATGGCAAGAAGCACGTCGCCGGCGATGGATGGCCGTCCGGATCGGTTCTCCTTCTCGGCATTCATGCTGCGGCAGATCCAGGCGCTCATCGGCTTTGCGATCTTTCTGCTGCTGGCACTCTGCGTCGCGGCGCTGGCGACATGGAACGTCGCGGATCCGAGCTATTCCTATGCCACGGCCAACCTGCCGACGAATATCCTCGGTTACAGCGGCGCCGCCTTTGCCGATATCGTCATGCAGTTCCTCGGCCTTGCCAGCGTCGTTTCGATGCTGCCGATCGTCGCCTGGGCGCTGACGCTGATCTCGGGCCGCCGCTTCAGCCGCATTCCCGCCCGTGCCGGCGCCTGGCTTGCCGGGACGGTGCTGTCCTGCGCCGTGATCGGCTGCTTTCCGCCGCCGCTCACCTGGCCGATCCCGAACGGCATCGGCGGCGTCGTCGGCGACATGATCCTGCGTTTTCCCGCACTCTTCGTCGGCGCTTATCCCACCGGCACCTTCGCCATGGTCGTCGGCTGCATCTTTGCCGCGCCGACCGCCTGGATGATGCTCTTTGCCTCAGGCCTCGTCGGCCGCAGTGAGGCCGAGGAGGAAATCGAGGAAGATTACGTCGGGACGACAAGCAAGGCCCGCGTCGTCGGAGACGAAGACGAAGAGGACGAGTCGCGCTGGGTCGCCCTCAGCGGCGCGGTGACGCATGCCTGGTATATGAGCCAGGGGCGGCTGCGCCGGCTCTTCGGCATGGGGCCGCGCAAGCGCCGCCAGGGCGATTTCGAATCGCCCTATGATTTCAACGATGACGAGTTCGGCACGCTGAACGAACCGGTTCGCGCCAAGGCGCCGGTTGCGCGCGGCGAGCGGATGGAGCCTTCGATGGAGCCATCGATGGGAGCAAGGTCGGCTTCGCCGCGCCGCATCGTCGCGGCGCCATCGCTTTCGATCGATGACGAGGATGACGACGACGATCTGCCTTTCGACCCCGACATGCCGCCGCGCCCGGCCGATATCCTGCCCGACGACGATGATGACGACTGGATGATCCGCGCGCCGGCGAAAGCCGCCGGAAAGCCGGAGCCGCGCGTCGTTCCCGCCGTCACGCGTCCGAAGCCCGGCGCCCGCGTCGAGCGGGAGGCGCAGGGCTCGTTCATTCGTCCCGAAGGTTTCCAGCTTCCTTCGATGCATCTGCTTGCAGAACCGAAGAATGTCGTGCGCGATTCCACGCTTTCGGCCGATGCGCTGGAGCAGAATGCCCGCATGCTCGAAGGCGTGCTCGAAGATTTCGGCGTCAAGGGCGAGATCATCCATGTCCGCCCCGGTCCGGTCGTCACGCTCTATGAATTGGAGCCGGCGCCCGGCATCAAGTCGTCGCGGGTCATCGGTCTTGCCGACGATATCGCCCGCTCGATGAGCGCCATTGCCGCTCGTGTTGCCGTCGTGCCCGGCCGCAATGCGATCGGCATCGAATTGCCGAACCAGACGCGCGAGACCGTTTATCTCCGCGAACTGATCGCTTCCCGCGATTTCGACGGCAGCAAGGCCAAGCTCGCCATGGCGCTCGGCAAGACGATCGGCGGCGAAGCCGTCATCGCCGACCTCGCCAAGATGCCGCATCTGCTCGTCGCCGGCACCACCGGCTCCGGCAAGTCGGTCGCCATCAACACGATGATCCTGTCGCTGCTCTACCGCATGACGCCGGAACAGTGCCGGCTGATCATGATCGACCCGAAGATGCTCGAACTTTCCGTCTATGACGGCATCCCGCATCTGCTTTCGCCCGTTGTCACCGATCCGAAGAAGGCGGTCGTCGCGCTGAAATGGACGGTGCGCGAGATGGAAGAGCGCTACAAGAAGATGTCGAAGATCGGTGTCCGCAACATCGACGGCTTCAACACCCGCGTCGAGCAGGCCTTGTCGAAGGGCGAGGCGATCTCGCGCACGGTGCAGACCGGCTTCGACCGCCACACCGGCGAGGCAATGTACGAGACGGAGGAATTCGATCTCAGGCCGATGCCCTATATCGTCGTCATCATCGACGAGATGGCCGACCTGATGATGGTCGCCGGCAAGGATATCGAAGGCGCCGTCCAGCGCCTGGCGCAAATGGCGCGCGCCGCCGGCATCCACGTGATCATGGCGACGCAGCGCCCGTCGGTCGACGTCATCACCGGCACGATCAAGGCGAACTTCCCGACCCGCATCTCCTTCCAGGTGACCTCGAAGATCGACAGCCGCACCATTCTCGGTGAGCAGGGTGCCGAGCAGCTGCTCGGCATGGGCGACATGCTCTACATGGCGGGCGGCGGACGCATCCAGCGTGTGCACGGCCCGTTCGTCTCGGATGTCGAGGTGGAAGAGATCGTCTCCTACCTGAAGACCCAGGGCTCGCCGCAATATCTCGACGCGATCACTGCCGATGACGACGAGGATGGCGATTATGGCGGCGGTGGCGGCGGCCCGGCCGGTACCTCGAACCTCTCGGATTCGGAAGATCCTTACGATCAGGCCGTCGCCATCGTGCTGCGGGATGGCAAGGCCTCGACCTCCTACGTCCAGCGCCGGCTCGGCATCGGCTATAATCGGGCCGCTTCGCTCATCGAGCGAATGGAGAAGGAAGGCATCATCGGGCCGGCCAACCATGCGGGCAAACGCGAAATTCTTGTTCCGACCGAAGGCGACATCCTCGACCGCTGA
- a CDS encoding response regulator transcription factor: MTARTILLVDDDDDLRQTLTEQLSLYEEFSVLQEANAGKGVATARSTPVDLLIMDVGLPDMDGREAVKLLRKGGFKAPIIMLTGHDTDSDTILGLEAGANDYVTKPFRFAVLLARIRVQLRQHEQSEDATFTVGPYLFKPSQKLLTTDNGQKIRLTEKEAAIIRYLYRAEQKVVTRDVLLEEVWGYNSGVTTHTLETHVYRLRQKIERDPSNAEILVTENGGYKIIP, translated from the coding sequence ATGACCGCACGCACCATTCTTCTGGTGGATGATGACGATGACCTTCGTCAGACGCTGACGGAGCAATTGTCGCTGTATGAGGAATTTTCGGTTCTGCAGGAAGCCAACGCCGGCAAGGGTGTCGCAACCGCCCGCTCGACACCGGTCGATCTGTTGATCATGGATGTCGGCCTGCCCGATATGGACGGGCGCGAGGCGGTCAAGCTGCTGCGCAAAGGCGGCTTCAAGGCGCCGATCATCATGCTGACCGGCCACGATACCGATTCGGATACGATCCTCGGCCTCGAAGCCGGCGCCAACGACTATGTTACCAAGCCTTTCCGCTTCGCCGTGCTGCTCGCGCGCATCCGCGTGCAGCTGCGCCAGCACGAGCAGAGCGAGGACGCCACCTTCACCGTCGGCCCCTACCTCTTCAAGCCGAGCCAGAAGCTACTGACCACCGACAACGGCCAGAAGATCCGCCTGACGGAAAAGGAAGCGGCGATCATCCGCTACCTCTACCGCGCCGAACAGAAGGTCGTGACCCGCGACGTGCTGCTCGAAGAGGTCTGGGGCTATAACTCCGGCGTGACGACGCATACGCTGGAAACCCATGTCTACCGCCTGCGCCAGAAGATCGAACGCGATCCCTCGAATGCGGAAATCCTGGTGACGGAAAACGGCGGCTACAAGATCATACCCTAG
- a CDS encoding amino acid ABC transporter permease, which produces MALRPSPDRHVKDDYPWWLVALVAIGVILAAVIVTNDIYAQVFRTVVNGVGITVFVTLVAFVLATVLGLGICLLGMADSQIARQIARFYIEIIRGIPILVLLFYVAFVGAPALVAGYNFLISPLVSSGIAEPILVRDLSLMWRAIIALTIGYSSFIAEIFRAGFQSVDLGQIEAAKALGLSRYRRFRSVVFPQAIRVIFPPLSNDFVSMVKDSSLVSVLGVADITQMGKVYAAGSFRFFETYSIVTYIYLILTIGLSLALRRTEKWMKSR; this is translated from the coding sequence ATGGCTTTGCGACCATCTCCCGACAGACACGTCAAGGACGACTATCCCTGGTGGCTGGTCGCGCTCGTCGCGATCGGCGTCATCCTTGCCGCCGTCATCGTCACCAACGATATCTACGCCCAGGTTTTCCGCACCGTCGTCAACGGCGTCGGCATCACCGTCTTCGTGACGCTGGTCGCCTTCGTGCTCGCCACCGTGCTCGGCCTCGGCATCTGCCTGCTCGGCATGGCCGACAGCCAGATCGCGCGGCAGATCGCGCGTTTCTATATCGAGATCATCCGCGGCATCCCGATCCTCGTGCTCTTGTTCTACGTCGCCTTCGTCGGCGCCCCGGCCCTGGTTGCCGGCTATAATTTTCTGATTTCGCCGCTGGTGAGTTCAGGCATAGCCGAGCCCATCCTGGTGCGCGATCTCTCGCTGATGTGGCGGGCGATCATCGCGCTGACGATCGGTTATTCCTCCTTCATCGCCGAAATCTTCCGGGCCGGTTTCCAGTCGGTCGACCTCGGCCAGATCGAGGCCGCCAAGGCGCTCGGCCTTTCCCGCTACCGGCGCTTCCGCTCCGTCGTCTTCCCGCAGGCGATCCGGGTGATCTTCCCGCCGCTTTCCAACGATTTCGTTTCGATGGTGAAGGATTCGTCGCTCGTCTCCGTGCTCGGCGTCGCCGACATTACCCAGATGGGCAAGGTCTATGCCGCCGGCTCCTTCCGCTTCTTCGAGACCTATTCCATCGTCACCTACATCTACCTGATCCTGACGATCGGCCTGTCGCTGGCGCTGCGGCGGACGGAGAAATGGATGAAGTCGCGGTAA
- a CDS encoding cyclic nucleotide-binding domain-containing protein has translation MALTDDIRMLAQLPLFKDMNEDQLRLIAFGADRRLIAAGQMLFRQGSPAESAYVIISGSLELSATSSDGIQKTEGIAGPGTLVSELALVTLVERKFTAVAREDTSIIRITRALFHRLIEEYPDAARLIENRIRDNLAELAAKAASQFYRFS, from the coding sequence ATGGCGCTGACCGACGACATCCGCATGCTCGCGCAGCTTCCTTTGTTCAAGGATATGAACGAGGATCAGCTGCGGCTGATCGCCTTCGGCGCCGACCGGCGCTTGATCGCCGCCGGCCAGATGCTGTTTCGCCAGGGCTCGCCCGCCGAGAGCGCCTATGTGATCATCAGCGGCAGCTTGGAGCTGAGCGCGACGAGCAGCGACGGCATACAGAAGACAGAGGGGATCGCCGGTCCGGGAACGCTGGTGTCCGAGCTGGCGCTGGTCACGCTGGTGGAACGCAAATTCACCGCGGTCGCGCGCGAGGACACCAGCATCATCCGCATCACCCGCGCCCTTTTCCACCGGCTGATCGAAGAATATCCGGACGCAGCCCGGCTGATCGAGAACCGCATCCGTGACAATCTCGCCGAACTTGCCGCAAAGGCGGCAAGCCAGTTCTACCGCTTCAGCTGA